In one window of Camelina sativa cultivar DH55 chromosome 15, Cs, whole genome shotgun sequence DNA:
- the LOC104748238 gene encoding F-box/kelch-repeat protein At3g16740-like → MKNSTTALSDLPLDLVEKVICRVPLTSLRAVRTTCKNWNGLFTHRRSFTKKHIRKSRAATKKREFMAIMRINASVDLMSFNLRGLENDDDVETFINRKGKFINLNDGDGVDDIYSVSHCSGLLLCTTRPKNSRLMVLNPYRGQTRGIEPIDHECDMDSYVLGYEKKNMKSHRCHKILRSMEMTSILKDDIGLIQEVRRRKYQIYNFNSDSWKDIHPTPNRHLRFYTRDVSLKGNTYWLVRWDTKWCMPRPPRNLPLRDCMRRPPCNLSLRKSFRGRVRDNSDLLLENRLRMEERVRETRKFFLLCFDFTRERFGPPLDLPFDYRREDSVSLSSVREKQLALLWQRSGTLKMEIWISNKIEPEAVSWSKLFVAVNLKTRLTTLPFEQGSFFVDKGKKVVVVFDRDLEMHWVAYIIGEDGCFKKVVFGEYINKHGCPAILCPYVPSSVQIKQATPRGNHVD, encoded by the coding sequence ATGAAGAATTCAACAACGGCGCTGTCCGATCTTCCACTAGATTTGGTAGAGAAAGTGATATGTAGGGTTCCGTTAACATCTCTTAGAGCAGTGCGAACTACTTGCAAAAACTGGAATGGTTTGTTCACACATCGTCGGAGCTTTACAAAGAAGCACATCCGTAAATCAAGAGCAGcaacgaagaagagagagtttatGGCAATCATGAGGATCAATGCTAGTGTTGATCTAATGAGTTTCAATCTCCGTGGACTTGAAAATGATGACGACGTTGAAACATTTATAAATCGAAAAGGTAAATTCATTAACCTAAACGATGGAGATGgagttgatgatatatatagcGTCTCCCACTGCAGTGGCTTGTTGTTATGCACCACCAGACCAAAAAATTCGAGGCTTATGGTTTTGAACCCTTATCGTGGGCAAACAAGGGGGATCGAACCCATTGACCACGAATGCGACATGGACTCGTACGTTCTAGGATACGAGAAGAAGAACATGAAGTCGCATCGTTGCCACAAAATCTTGAGATCTATGGAAATGACCTCGATTTTGAAAGATGATATCGGACTCATTCAGGAAGTACGACGTCGTAAGTATCAAATCTACAATTTTAACTCCGATTCATGGAAGGATATTCATCCGACTCCCAACAGGCACTTGCGGTTTTATACACGTGACGTGTCTCTCAAGGGAAATACTTACTGGCTTGTTCGATGGGATACTAAATGGTGTATGCCAAGGCCACCTCGCAATTTACCTCTAAGGGATTGTATGCGAAGGCCACCTTGCAATTTATCTCTAAGGAAATCATTCCGAGGACGAGTAAGAGACAACTCTGACTTGCTTTTAGAAAACCGACTTAGAATGGAAGAACGAGTAAGAGAAACCCGAAAGTtctttttactctgttttgatttcacaagGGAGAGATTTGGACCGCCTCTAGATCTACCGTTCGACTATCGCCGAGAAGATAGTGTGTCTCTATCTAGTGTAAGAGAAAAGCAGCTTGCATTGTTATGGCAGCGATCCGGTACATTAAAGATGGAGATATGGATTAGTAATAAGATTGAGCCCGAAGCGGTGTCGTGGAGCAAGTTGTTTGTAGCTGTGAACCTGAAAACACGTCTTACGACTTTGCCGTTTGAACAAGGgagtttttttgttgacaagGGGAAGAAAGTCGTTGTAGTTTTTGATAGAGACTTAGAGATGCACTGGGTAGCTTATATAATCGGAGAGGATGGATGTTTTAAAAAAGTGGTTTTTGgagaatatataaacaaacatggTTGCCCAGCAATTTTGTGCCCTTATGTTCCAAGCTCAGTGCAAATCAAGCAGGCTACACCACGAGGCAATCATGTTGATTAA
- the LOC104748239 gene encoding putative F-box protein At3g23420 encodes MSDLPRDLAEEVLSRVPLTSLRAVRTTCKNWNGLFKHQSLTKKHIRNKSRAATKLREFMAIMMMDSSVYLMSVGIHNEEDYNVESFISRKGKLISVNDADGVVHISSVFHCSGLLLCLTKEETPRLVVWNPFRGQTRWIETTYREDITSARYSFALGYEKKENSHRSLKILRSSESTRRRYFARGYREESRSKFEIYNFNSDSWKDITPTANGNLRYYKCGVSLKGNTYWLARTHIPLSGCRCCAERRQAIQVYFLLCFDFTTERFGPELSLPFRSSDDEDTVTLSSVREEKLAVLFQRKGTSKMEIWITTKVEPEAASWSNLFLSVDMTTLVTSDRFSLQHDSFFLDEEKKVFMLFANGKAKPTRRKVAYIIGEDGYFKKVDLGEYTDKYDFPLVCSYVPSSMQIKQAAPPQGNHIDSLVH; translated from the coding sequence ATGTCCGATCTTCCACGAGATCTGGCAGAGGAAGTGCTCTCTAGGGTTCCATTGACATCTCTTAGAGCAGTACGTACTACTTGCAAAAACTGGAACGGTTTGTTCAAACATCAGAGCTTGACAAAGAAACACATTCGTAATAAATCAAGAGCAGCAACGAAGTTGAGAGAGTTCATGGCAATCATGATGATGGATTCTAGTGTTTATCTAATGAGTGTTGGAATTCACAATGAAGAAGACTACAACGTTGAGTCATTTATAAGCAGAAAAGGTAAACTGATTAGCGTAAACGATGCAGACGGAGTAGTCCATATTTCAAGCGTCTTCCACTGTAGCGGTTTGTTGTTATGCCTCACCAAAGAAGAAACACCGAGGCTTGTGGTTTGGAACCCTTTTCGTGGGCAAACTAGGTGGATCGAAACCACTTATCGTGAGGACATCACATCTGCCCGCTACTCCTTCGCTCTGGGGTACGAGAAGAAGGAGAACTCGCATCGTAGCCTCAAAATATTGAGATCTTCAGAATCGACCAGGAGGAGATATTTTGCTCGTGGATACAGGGAGGAATCAAGAAGTAAGTTTGAAATCTACAATTTTAACTCTGATTCATGGAAGGATATTACTCCCACTGCCAACGGGAACTTGCGGTATTATAAATGTGGCGTGTCTCTCAAGGGAAATACTTACTGGCTTGCTCGAACCCATATTCCTCTCAGCGGGTGTCGATGTTGTGCTGAAAGGCGGCAAGCAATACAGGTCTACTTTTTACTTTGTTTCGATTTCacaacagagagatttggaccgGAACTAAGTCTACCGTTTCGctcttctgatgatgaagatacTGTGACTCTATCTAGTGTTAGAGAAGAGAAACTTGCTGTGTTGTTTCAGCGCAAGGGTACATCAAAGATGGAGATATGGATCACGACTAAGGTTGAGCCCGAAGCAGCGTCCTGGAGCAATTTGTTCTTATCGGTGGATATGACAACACTTGTTACTTCTGATCGATTCTCACTTCAACATGATAGTTTCTTTcttgacgaggagaagaaagtgttCATGCTTTTTGCTAATGGCAAAGCGAAGCCGACGCGTCGCAAGGTAGCTTACATCATTGGAGAGGATGGATATTTCAAAAAAGTGGATCTTGGAGAATATACAGACAAATATGATTTCCCACTTGTGTGCTCGTATGTTCCAAGCTCAATGCAAATCAAGCAAGCTGCACCACCACAAGGCAACCATATTGATTCATTGGTCCATTAA
- the LOC104746017 gene encoding topless-related protein 2-like: protein MSSLSRELVFLILQFLDEEKFKESVHKLEQESGFFFNIKYFEEKALAGEWDEVEKYLSGFTKVDDNRYSMKIFFEIRKQKYLEALDRNDRAKAVEILAKDLKVFATFNEELYKEITQLLTLENFRENEQLSKYGDTKSARTIMYTELKKLIEANPLFREKLAFPSFKASRLRTLINQXXXXXXXLCKNPRPNPDIKTLFLDHSCSPANGARALTPVNLPVAAVARPSNFVPLGVHGGPFQPNPAPAPNANALAGWMANPNPSSSVPSGVVAASPFPMQPSQVNVLKHTRAPSNSLGLMDYQNPDHEQLMKRLRSAQTSNEITYPAHSHPAVSLDDLPRNVVSTIRQGAVVISMDFHPSHHTLLAVGCSSGEVTLWEVGSREKVVTESFKIWNMAACSGIFQGSIVKDPSISVTRVAWSPDGNLIGVSFTKHLYHVYAYQGSDLRQHLEIDAHVGCVNDLAFAYPNKQMCVVTCGDDKLIKVWDLSGKKLYTFEGHEAPVYSICPHQKENIQFIFSTALDGKIKAWLYDNVGSRVDYDAPGQWCTTMLYSADGSRLFSCGTSKDGDSFLVEWNESEGALKRTYVGFRKKSAGVVQFDTTRNRFLAVGEENQVKFWDMDNTNLLTTVEAEGGLPNLPRLRFNKEGNLLAVTTADNGFKILANTDGLRTLRAFEARSFEASKASIDMKVSTSAMAPSISPAIGKIEHMDADSPARPTPIPNEIEAMSRSMEKPRILESVDKSKPLELTEIVDPTQCRQVTMPDSKDSVSKVARLLYTNSGVGVLALGSNGVQRIWKWSRNEQNPTGKATASLTPQHWQPSSGLLMTNDVPENAEGTVPCIALSKNDSYVMSACGGKVSLFNMMTFKVMTTFMSPPPASTFLAFHPQDNNIIAIGMEDSSIHIYNVRVDEVKTKLKGHQKHITGLAFSTALNILVSSGADAQLFFWTADSWEKKKSSAIQLPPGKAPVGDTRVQFHNDQIHLLVSHETQLAIYDGSKMECIHKWVPQEALSSPITSASYSCNSQLVYASFADGNIAVFDAETLRLRCRIAPSVYMPQPTPNSAPIIPQVITAHPQEPNQFAVGLSDGSVKVIEPSELSRRWGVGVVAGLDKAGTENGRPSNSSAANNSSSDQIQR from the exons ATGTCGTCTTTGAGCAGAGAGTTGGTTTTCTTAATCCTTCAGTTCTTAGATGAGGAGAAGTTTAAGGAATCTGTTCACAA gTTAGAGCAAGAATCTGGATTCTTCTTTAATATTAAGTACTTTGAAGAGAAGGCTCTTGCTGGAGAGTGGGATGAAGTGGAGAAGTATCTCTCTGGCTTCACTAAGGTCGATGATAATCGGTACTCTATGAAAATCTTCTTTGAGATTAGGAAGCAAAAGTATCTCGAAGCTCTAGATCG GAATGACAGGGCAAAAGCTGTTGAGATATTGGCTAAAGACTTGAAAGTTTTCGCCACATTTAACGAGGAGCTTTACAAGGAGATTACTCAGCTTCTTACTCTGGagaattttag GGAAAATGAACAATTGTCCAAGTATGGTGATACTAAGTCGGCGAGGACTATAATGTACACTGAGTTGAAGAAGTTGATTGAAGCAAACCCTCTGTTTAGGGAGAAGCTAGCCTTCCCCAGTTTCAAAGCTTCTCGTCTGAGAACTTTGATCAATCAA NNNNNNNNNNNNNNNNNNNNGCTATGCAAAAATCCAAGGCCTAATCCTGACATCAAAACATTGTTCTTGGATCACTCTTGCTCACCAGCAAATGGTGCTCGTGCACTCACTCCTGTGAATCTTCCAGTTGCTGCTGTTGCAAGGCCTTCAAACTTTGTTCCTCTTGGAGTACATGGTGGA CCGTTCCAACCTAATCCTGCTCCAGCTCCTAATGCCAATGCTTTAGCTGGATGGATGGCAAACCCAAATCCTTCTTCATCAGTACCATCTGGTGTCGTGGCTGCATCCCCATTTCCTATGCAGCCAAGTCAAG TTAATGTGCTGAAACACACTCGGGCACCGTCAAACTCTCTAGGACTGATGGATTATCAAAATCCTGATCACGAACAACTTATGAAACGCTTGCGGTCTGCACAAACCTCCAACGAG ATTACATATCCTGCTCACTCTCATCCTGCTGTGTCACTTGATGACCTCCCTAGAAATGTCGTGAGTACAATCCGCCAAGGGGCGGTGGTGATAAGCATGGATTTTCACCCTTCTCATCACACTCTACTCGCTG TTGGTTGTTCAAGCGGCGAAGTCACCTTGTGGGAAGTTGGATCCAGAGAGAAGGTTGTCACCGAGTCTTTTAAGATATGGAATATGGCAGCTTGTTCTGGGATCTTTCag GGTTCTATTGTTAAAGACCCATCGATATCTGTCACTCGTGTAGCATGGAGCCCAGATGGAAATTTGATTG GGGTTTCGTTTACTAAACATCTGTACCATGTGTATGCCTACCAAGGCTCGGACCTACGTCAACACCTCGAG ATTGATGCTCATGTAGGCTGTGTGAACGACTTGGCGTTCGCCTacccaaacaaacaaatgtgTGTTGTGACTTGTGGGGATGACAAATTGATCAAG GTGTGGGATTTGAGTGGGAAGAAGCTTTACACTTTTGAAGGCCATGAGGCACCGGTTTATTCCATTTGCCCTCACCAGAAGGAAAATATTCAG TTTATATTCTCAACTGCTCTTGATGGTAAGATCAAGGCTTGGCTCTATGATAATGTTGGTTCTCGGGTTGATTACGACGCACCAGGACAGTGGTGTACAACGATGCTATACAGTGCTGATGGAAGCAG ATTGTTTTCTTGTGGGACGAGTAAAGATGGAGACTCTTTCCTTGTTGAGTGGAATGAGAGCGAAGGTGCCCTAAAGAGGACTTATGTGGGCTTTAGGAAGAAATCAGCTGGAGTTGTTCAGTTTGATACAACTCGTAACCGTTTCTTGGCTGTTGGTGAAGAAAACCAAGTGAAATTCTGGGACATGGACAATACAAATCTGTTGACAACTGTTGAGGCTGAAGGAGGACTTCCG AATCTACCCCGATTGAGATTCAACAAGGAAGGGAATCTTCTTGCAGTTACCACCGCAGATAATGGATTCAAGATCCTTGCAAATACTGATGGTCTTAGAACCTTAAGAGCATTTGAAGCTCGGTCTTTTGAAGCATCTAAAGCATCCATTGATATGAAG GTATCCACTTCCGCAATGGCTCCAAGCATCAGCCCAGCTATTGGTAAAATTGAACACATGGACGCAGACTCTCCTGCAAGGCCAACCCCAATTCCT AATGAAATTGAAGCAATGTCAAGAAGTATGGAAAAACCAAGAATCTTGGAGTCTGTTGATAAGTCTAAACCGTTGGAGCTCACGGAAATTGTTGATCCGACTCAGTGCAGACAAGTGACAATGCCCGATAGCAAGGATTCTGTTAGCAAG GTTGCTCGGCTTCTCTATACAAATTCTGGCGTTGGTGTTTTGGCGCTCGGATCAAATGGAGTCCAAAGAATATGGAAATGGAGCCGCAATGAGCAGAATCCAACTGGGAAG GCAACTGCTAGTTTAACTCCACAGCATTGGCAGCCTAGCAGCGGTCTCCTAATGACAAATGATGTTCCAGAGAATGCTGAAGGAACTGTTCCGTGTATAGCTCTTTCTAAGAATGACTCATATGTTATGTCAGCTTGTGGTGGAAAGGTTTCGTTATTCAATATGATGACTTTCAAA GTAATGACGACTTTCATGTCACCGCCACCTGCTTCAACGTTCTTGGCTTTTCATCCTCAAGATAATAACATTATCGCAATCGGGATGGAGGACTCAAGTATACATATCTACAACGTCAGGGTAGATGAG GTGAAGACAAAGTTGAAAGGTCACCAGAAGCACATTACGGGTCTAGCATTCTCTACCGCACTCAACATTCTTGTCTCTTCTGGTGCAGATGCTCAG CTCTTCTTCTGGACCGCTGACTcgtgggaaaagaaaaaatcttcaGCAATCCAGCTACCTCCTGGAAAAGCACCAGTAGGCGACACACGAGTCCAGTTTCACAATGACCAAATTCATTTATTGGTTTCGCATGAGACACAGCTCGCCATCTATGATGGGTCAAAGATGGAGTGTATTCACAAG TGGGTGCCACAAGAAGCTCTCTCTTCACCCATAACCTCTGCTTCTTACTCATGCAACAGCCAGCTGGTTTATGCGTCATTTGCTGATGGAAACATTGCTGTGTTTGATGCTGAAACATTGAGACTCAGATGTCGCATTGCTCCATCAGTTTACATGCCTCAACCAACACCGAACAG TGCACCGATCATACCCCAGGTGATCACAGCTCATCCCCAAGAACCGAATCAGTTTGCTGTTGGACTCTCTGATGGTTCGGTTAAAGTGATTGAGCCATCAGAACTTTCTAGGAGATGGGGTGTTGGCGTCGTGGCTGGTTTAGATAAAGCTGGGACCGAAAATGGACGACCTTCTAATTCGTCGGCGGCTAACAACTCAAGTTCAGATCAGATTCAAAGGTAA